The Syntrophales bacterium genomic sequence GCCTCTCCCATCTCTGCGGCAATACTTGCCGGCATTGGCCTTACGGAATCGAAGATGCTCTCGGGAACGGCGGCCGCTCCACCGGCTACCATCAGGACAACCATTGTTTCACCGATGGCCCTCGCCATTCCGAGAATCACCGCCGTGGAAATGCCCGACAGGGCTGCCGGTATCGTGACATTCACGATGGTTTCAAACTTCGTCGCCCCCAGGGCATAAGAAGCCTCTTTAAACTCCCGTGGCACAGCATAAAGGGCATCCTCTGAAATGCTTGAGATAGTGGGAATAGCCATCACGGCGAGCATCAGGGAGGCGCTTATGATATTCAAACCTGTCGGCAGATCAAAGGTCTCCTGGAGCCAGGGGGCCACAACGACCATCCCGAAGAAACCTAAAACAACGGAAGGGAGTCCCGCCAGCAGTTCGATAACCGGTTTCAGGATCTCGGCAATGGCGTCAGAAGCAATTTCAGAGACATAAACGGCAGAGAGGATACCGAGAGGGATAGCTATCAGGGAGGCAAAGAACGTAACCGCAAGAGAACCAACTAACAGGGGCCATATCCCGTATTCAGGCGGGTCGTAGGTGGGATACCATTCGGTGCCGAAGAGAAAGTCGGCAACGGAAACCTCTTTGAAGATGGGGAGACCTTCACGGAAAAGGAAGGCAACGATAAGTCCCAGGGCCAACATGGAGGCCAGGGCAAAGATGAAAAAGGTAAGCCTGATCTTTTCTTCCCTTCGTTGTCTGGTCATTGGCATTTACCGCTTCTTTATAGGTACAAAACCTTCCCTTTGCACGATCTTCTGCCCCTCTTCGCCCAAAAGGAATTTAATAAAACTACCAGCTTCACCGGAAGGCCGGCCATTGGTGAACATAAAGAGTGGCCTGACGATCGGATACGCCCCGGAGAGGGCCGTTTCTGCAGACGCCTGAATCCCGTTTACCGTAAGGGCCTTAACCCTTTTGTTTAGATAACCGATTCCTATATAGCCCATGGCATACCTGTTTTTTGAAACCGCCTGAACAATGGCGCCACTGGATGCCTGTAACTGGGCCCTCGGTGTCACCCTGGCGCCGTGGAGAACCTTTTCCCCCCAGGTTTCATAGGTGCCTGAACTCGAGTCCCTGGAAATTACCATAATTTTCAGATCCTTTCCACCCACTTCTCGCCAGTTCGTAATCTTTCCCTGATAGACGAGACTCAATTGCTCGGCGGTAAGGTTCTTTACCGGATTTGTCGGATGGACAACGGGAACAATCGCATCAATGGCAACCCGGTGAGCAACAGGATTAACCCCTCTTGATCTTGCCAGTTTGACTTCCTCTTCCTTGATATCCCTTGAGGAGGTTGCAATATCCGTTGACCGGTCAATCAGGGCCTTGATACCTTCACCGGAGCCACCACCGGAGAGGGAGATATTCATGCCGGGATGGAGCTTCATATAGGCCTCAGCCGCTGCCTGAGTTACCGGCAGAACCGTTGTTGATCCTTTGATGACAATGGTCTGACCGGCAGAGGTCAGGTTCCCGCTCCACAACAGGATACACACAAGATTTAACATCAATAACTTTGCACCCTTTACCATTTTTCTTGCCTCCTTCTGTTTTTTGTGCGGAGGATACGGAAGAATTGTTACCATTTGATGACAAAACCGTCAAGATCATGTGAAGTATGGCGGCAGGAAGACCTCGGGAGCTTGCTTTTAGGTAGAGCAAGTATGGGTTATGGGCTGCTTACGTATCAGTGAGAAGGTGGCCATGAAATATGGGGAGTTTCACTTTTCCTTGACCCTGAATCAATTCCGTTGTAATATTATAAATAAGGCACCTCCTTAAGAGACCTTTGAAAATTGACTTTACAAGGGCTCAAAATCTTTTGACGATTATGCATCATTTAGTTTTGCTGCCAGGGCAAAACTCAGGCTTCGCCTTCAAACAGTTGCCCTGGCGGGCGCTTCGCTGCGATGGCATGGCAGTTAGCAGATGAATTGGCACTCTTGGTATATAAGGCTACGAAAGAATTTCCAAAGAGTGAGATTTGGGGTTTGACATCTCAGATGGGAAGAGCTGCTGTATCAGTGCCAGCAAATATAGTAGAGGGCTCAGCCAGAGGGTTAATTTCCTATATAGAAAAGTCTGGCGTCTAAAGTCTGAAGTCCAGTGTCTGAATTGCAGATATTGTACGCCATTTCGCCCGGCGTGAAAGTATTGAGACAAGGGGCAGATACTAATGATCAGGGAAGCTATTGAAAAGGTTGTAAACAATGAAAACATGAGAGAACCTGAGATGATGGAGGTAATGGGTGAAATCATGGAGGGAAAGGCCACCCCTGCCCAGATTGCATCCTTTATCACTGCCCTCAGGATCAAAGGGGAGACGATTGAAGAGGTTACCGGTGCGGTAAGGATCATGAGGCAGAAGGCGACAAGGATCAATGCCAGCTCGTCGGTTATCGTGGACACCTGTGGAACGGGAGGGGACGGAAAGAATACCTTTAATGTCTCGACGACAGCAGCCTTTGTGGTTGCGGCGGCGGGCCTCACTGTGGCAAAACATGGCAACCGGGCGGTCAGCAGCGGGTGCGGAAGCGCCGATGTCCTGGAGTCTCTTGGAGTTAACATCAACGCGGGACCGGAAATCGTGGAAGAATGTATCCAGCAGGTCGGGATCGGTTTTCTCTTTGCCTCCCAGCTCCACGGGGCCATGAAATATGCCATCGGTCCGCGAAGAGAGATCGGTATCAGGACAATATTTAACATGTTAGGCCCCCTGACCAATCCCGCCGGCGCTACGTCACAGCTCATCGGCGTCTATGATGGCAAGCTAACCGAGATGTTTGCCGGAGTTCTGAGAAATCTGGGAACGAAGAGGGCCTTTGTAGTCCACGGCTCTGACGGCCTCGATGAGGCCACCGTGACGGGTGAGACCCGTGTCTCGGAATTGAAGGACAGTCTGATTACCGCCTATAATATCGCCCCGGTCGAGATATTTGGAGAGACATATAGCGGTGAGGAGCTTCAGGGGGGAGACGCCTCGACCAATGCCAGAATAACAGAGGAGATCCTTACCGGGAAGGATGGCGCCCGCCGGAAGATCGTTCTCCTCAATGCCGCTCTGGCCATCATGGCAGGGGAAAAGGCCGCCTCCATCAAGGAGGGAATTACGATTGCGGAGGATTGTATTGACAGTGGCGCCGCCTTCGAAAAACTCCAGGCGCTGATTAAATTGAGTAACAATGTATGATGCTCTCGTAAAAAGTCAGGAATGACGCAGGAAAGGTAAAAACATGCAGGTAGCTTTACCGGACAGATACGGACATTTTGGAACCTTTGGGGGCCGCTACGCCGCCGAGACACTGATGCCTGCCCTCCTTGAACTGGAAGACGTCTATCTCAAGGCACGAAAGGATAAGGCATTCAGGGAAGAGCTTGCCTCTTATCTCCATGAATATGCGGGGAGAGAAACGCCTCTCTATTATGCGAAGCGTCTCACCGAGAAAGTGGGGGGGGCGAAAATCTATCTGAAACGGGAAGATTTGAGCCACACAGGTTCGCACAAGATCAACAACACCCTCGGTCAGGCGCTGCTTGCCAGACGGATGGGAAAAGGGAGGGTGATCGCCGAAACGGGCGCCGGCCAGCACGGTGTGGCTACAGCCACGGTCGCCGCGCTTTTCGGGATGGAATGCGCCGTATTTATGGGTGAGGAAGATATACGGAGACAGGCCCCTAACGTCTTTCGGATGAAGATCCTCGGGGCCGAGGTTGTGCCGGTCGCCTCCGGGACAGCGACCCTCAAGGATGCCATGAACGAGGCGATGCGCCACTGGGTGTCACGGGTCAGAGATACCTTTTACGTCATCGGTTCGACGGCAGGTCCCCATCCCTATCCGATGATGGTCCGGGATTTTCAGAGTATCATCGGTAAAGAGACGAAGAGGCAGATTTTAAAAAAGGAGGGGAGACTTCCCGATATCCTGATTGCCTGTGTGGGTGGGGGGAGCAACGCCCTGGGGCTTTTTTATCCCTTCAAGGACATTTCAGGGGTTGCCATGATCGGGGTAGAGGCTGCGGGAAAGGGGATTTCCACGGGAATGCATGCGGCCAGCATTTCGGCAGGGAGTATCGGTGTTCTCCACGGGAATAAGACCTACCTCCTTCAGGATGGGGACGGCCAGGTGCGCGATGCCTATTCCATCGCCGCTGGACTCGATTACCCTGGCGTTGGACCGGAACACAGTTACTTTCGCGCCACGGGGAGAGCTACGTATGTAACAATAGATGACAAGGAAGCCGTTGATGCCTTTTTGTGCCTTTCCGAATATGAGGGGATCATCCCCGCCATGGAAAGCGCCCACGCCGTGGCCTACGCCATGAAGATGGCCCCGACCCTGGGAAGGGATAAGATTATCGTCATCAACCTCTCCGGCAGGGGAGACAAAGATGCGGCTATTATTGCTGAGAAGATCGAGGTACGTTGATGATTGAGGGGCAAAGGCTTGAGAGGCACAAAGGCACAAAGGCACAAAGGGCTATTATCGCCGAGAAAACCGAGGTGCGCTGATCATGGGACGGATTGAGACCAGGTTCAATGAATTGAGCAAGAGGGGGGAGAAGGCCTTAGTCGTTTATCTGACGGCAGGGGATCCAAGTCTCCCGAAAACCGAGGAGTTGATCCTTGCCCTGGATAAGGCCGGTGTGGATGTCCTTGAAATCGGCGTTCCTTTTTCAGATCCCACAGCCGATGGCCCCATCATTGCCGCTGCCAGCCAGAGGGCCCTGAGGGGGGGGGTAACCCTCCACGGTATCCTTGACATGATTGAAAGAGTGAGAAAAATCTCCGAGATCCCCATTGTTCTCTTTGGTTATTACAACCCTATTTTTATTTATGGGAACGAGAGATTTGCAAAAAGGGCAAAGGCATCAGGTGTGGATGGTATCTTAGTTGTTGACCTCCCTCCCGAAGAAGCCGCCGAATTGAGGCAATACACCGACCCAGTGGGGATTGACTTCATTTCCCTCATCGCCCCGACAAGTGGTGAGGAACGGATCGGGAAGATCTCAAAGCATGCCACGGGATTTCTCTACTACATCTCAATTACAGGGGTGACGGGAACAAAAAAACCCCTGCTTGATGACATTAAAAGGAACATGGAGAGGATAAGAGGAATAACTCCACTGCCTGTCGTCGTCGGCTTCGGTATCTCCACGCCCCAGCAGTCCGCGGAGATCGCTCCCTATGCCGATGGCATCGTCATTGGGAGCGCCTTTGTCCGGATGATCGAGGAGAACAGCGGAAAAGATAACCTAATTCCTCTCATTTCCCGCTATGCCGTAGATATAAAGAAATCCCTAGTCAACCAGGAAACTGAAATAAATCTTTCTTCTGTCAGTAACTATTCAGGTAGGCTTGAGAGTCACAGCGCTTAGCAGTTCAATCAGAAAGTTAAGCAGCAAATAGGCAAGACGTGGGGACAGATTTCAAATCTGTCCCCAATGCCCGAGTAGTTAGATATTTTCATCACTATTCAGAAAGAGGAGGTGCACAGAGATGGCAAAAATACCGGAGGATGTAAAAAAAGCTATTGCAGAAATCAAACCGGCTCTCGTAGCCACAGCCGATAAGGACGGATTGCCCAATGTTTCACCGAAGGGTTCGTTTCGTGTCCTTGATGATGAGCATGTGGTGTTTGCCGATTTGAGATCACCACGTACCATCACTAATCTCAAGGAAAATCCCAGGGTAGCGGTTATTGGTCTTGATCCTCTCTCACGGAAAGGCTGGCGTATCTGGGGACAGGCTGAGATACTGACTGAAGGGGCAATTTTTGACAGTTTTAGCCAGGAGTATGCATCTAAGGGTAAAGTGAACCATGTGGTGAAACTGAAATGTGAGAAAGCTGTAGCATTTTAAGCTAGGAGATGAAGAGGGGGCAGGTAGGGCATCTGCCCCACAGATTCGTCTCTCAATCAGTTAACCATACAGGGAAGTGTCAGTTGATGGTAAAAGTTATCAGCAGCACCGTTGTGGGTATAGATTCTTATCCTGTTGATGTGGAGGTGGATATATCTGCCGGTCTCCCTCGATTTTCAACGGTGGGGCTGCCCGATGTGGCGGTCAGGGAGAGTAAGGACCGGATCAAGGCAGCAATAAAAAATTCCGGCTATCGCTTTCCCAGAAATCACGTTACCGTAAATCTTGCCCCGGCGGATATCAAAAAGGAGGGCACCGGTTTTGACCTGCCCATTGCTGTGGGTATCCTGACGGTAGAAGGAATTATCAAACCTGATGTCCTGCCGGAGTATATCTTAATGGGAGAGTTGTCCCTCGATGGCAGGATTAAGGGTGTCCATGGCGTCATTTCCGCGGCTTTTCAGGCGAAGGAAATGGGGATAAGGGGCATTATCGTGCCGGCAGAAAACGCCCTCGAGGCCGCCATGGTGGAGGCTATTGCTGTTATTCCCGTCAATACGTTACCCGATGTCGTCGAATTTTTCAATGGGACGAAAGAGATAGAACCCCTGAAGGTGGATAGAGCAGATATCTTCAAGAGGAGTCTTCGTTATCCCTTTGACTTCGATGAGACACGTGGACAGGATCAGGCAAAAAGGGCACTGGAGGTTGCGGCGGCGGGAGGTCATAATATCATCATGGTCGGGCCTCCCGGCTCCGGGAAGACCATGCTGGCCCAGCGACTCTCTACCATACTTCCTGAACTCTCCTTTGAGGAAGCCATTGAAACCACAAAGATATTTTCCATTGCCGGCCTGCTGAATAAGAGAGAAGCCCTGTTGGGGACGAGGCCCTTTCGGGCTCCGCACCATACGATCTCGGATGCCGGGCTTGTAGGGGGAGGGCACATCCCCAAACCCGGGGAGATCAGCCTCGCCCATCACGGTGTCTTGTTTCTCGATGAGTTGCCGGAATTCAAGAAAAATGTCCTCGAGGCACTGAGGCAACCCTTAGAGAACGGCTATGTTACGATTGCGAGGTCTTCTATGGCAGCCACTTATCCGGCGAGGTTTATGCTGGTGGCAGCAATGAACCCCTGTCCCTGTGGTTACTATGGTGATCCCCACAGGGACTGCCGGTGTTCTCCTCAACAGATTCACCAGTATCAGGCAAGGATCTCAGGACCTCTCTTAGACAGAATAGATATCCACATTGAGGTGCCATCTATTAGATACAGGGACCTTGTGGGGAGAAATGTGGGGGAGTCATCCGACATCATCAAAGAAAGGATTGTCAGGGCAAGAGCGGTACAGGTGAAGAGATTCGACGGTCAGGATACCCTGTTAAATGCACGGATGTCTGACAAACAGATCAAGGAATATTGCGTCATTGATGAAGATTCCCGGAGGCTGATTGAGATGGCCATTGATAGGCTCGGATTTAGCGCCCGTGCCTACACGAGGATATTGAAAGTTGCCCGAACCATTGCGGATATCGAAGGGGAAAGAGATGTCCGCTCCTGTCACGTCGCCGAGGCCATCCAGTACAGAAACCTTGATAGGAGGATGATTTAGTAGTAAAAAGAAAAATGCTTTAATGACTAGGGGGATGTATCCATGGAAATCAAGATTGTTCAGGTTCCACCGGGGAAAGGGAAGGCAAAACCAACCGATGAGTCCAAGCTGGGGTTTGGAAGAATATTTACCGACCATTTTTTTACGATGAAGTATCACCATGACGGAGGGTGGTATGATGCCATGATAGAGCCTTACCGTCCGTTATCCCTTGAACCCACAGCCATGTGTTTCCATTATGGACAGGAAATCTTTGAGGGGCTGAAG encodes the following:
- the pstC gene encoding phosphate ABC transporter permease subunit PstC; translation: MPMTRQRREEKIRLTFFIFALASMLALGLIVAFLFREGLPIFKEVSVADFLFGTEWYPTYDPPEYGIWPLLVGSLAVTFFASLIAIPLGILSAVYVSEIASDAIAEILKPVIELLAGLPSVVLGFFGMVVVAPWLQETFDLPTGLNIISASLMLAVMAIPTISSISEDALYAVPREFKEASYALGATKFETIVNVTIPAALSGISTAVILGMARAIGETMVVLMVAGGAAAVPESIFDSVRPMPASIAAEMGEAPFGSGHYHALFAIGIVLFFMTMIFNLIADYLSHKFREVGSATL
- a CDS encoding PstS family phosphate ABC transporter substrate-binding protein gives rise to the protein MVKGAKLLMLNLVCILLWSGNLTSAGQTIVIKGSTTVLPVTQAAAEAYMKLHPGMNISLSGGGSGEGIKALIDRSTDIATSSRDIKEEEVKLARSRGVNPVAHRVAIDAIVPVVHPTNPVKNLTAEQLSLVYQGKITNWREVGGKDLKIMVISRDSSSGTYETWGEKVLHGARVTPRAQLQASSGAIVQAVSKNRYAMGYIGIGYLNKRVKALTVNGIQASAETALSGAYPIVRPLFMFTNGRPSGEAGSFIKFLLGEEGQKIVQREGFVPIKKR
- a CDS encoding four helix bundle protein; its protein translation is MAWQLADELALLVYKATKEFPKSEIWGLTSQMGRAAVSVPANIVEGSARGLISYIEKSGV
- the trpD gene encoding anthranilate phosphoribosyltransferase — encoded protein: MIREAIEKVVNNENMREPEMMEVMGEIMEGKATPAQIASFITALRIKGETIEEVTGAVRIMRQKATRINASSSVIVDTCGTGGDGKNTFNVSTTAAFVVAAAGLTVAKHGNRAVSSGCGSADVLESLGVNINAGPEIVEECIQQVGIGFLFASQLHGAMKYAIGPRREIGIRTIFNMLGPLTNPAGATSQLIGVYDGKLTEMFAGVLRNLGTKRAFVVHGSDGLDEATVTGETRVSELKDSLITAYNIAPVEIFGETYSGEELQGGDASTNARITEEILTGKDGARRKIVLLNAALAIMAGEKAASIKEGITIAEDCIDSGAAFEKLQALIKLSNNV
- the trpB gene encoding tryptophan synthase subunit beta, which translates into the protein MQVALPDRYGHFGTFGGRYAAETLMPALLELEDVYLKARKDKAFREELASYLHEYAGRETPLYYAKRLTEKVGGAKIYLKREDLSHTGSHKINNTLGQALLARRMGKGRVIAETGAGQHGVATATVAALFGMECAVFMGEEDIRRQAPNVFRMKILGAEVVPVASGTATLKDAMNEAMRHWVSRVRDTFYVIGSTAGPHPYPMMVRDFQSIIGKETKRQILKKEGRLPDILIACVGGGSNALGLFYPFKDISGVAMIGVEAAGKGISTGMHAASISAGSIGVLHGNKTYLLQDGDGQVRDAYSIAAGLDYPGVGPEHSYFRATGRATYVTIDDKEAVDAFLCLSEYEGIIPAMESAHAVAYAMKMAPTLGRDKIIVINLSGRGDKDAAIIAEKIEVR
- the trpA gene encoding tryptophan synthase subunit alpha, with the protein product MGRIETRFNELSKRGEKALVVYLTAGDPSLPKTEELILALDKAGVDVLEIGVPFSDPTADGPIIAAASQRALRGGVTLHGILDMIERVRKISEIPIVLFGYYNPIFIYGNERFAKRAKASGVDGILVVDLPPEEAAELRQYTDPVGIDFISLIAPTSGEERIGKISKHATGFLYYISITGVTGTKKPLLDDIKRNMERIRGITPLPVVVGFGISTPQQSAEIAPYADGIVIGSAFVRMIEENSGKDNLIPLISRYAVDIKKSLVNQETEINLSSVSNYSGRLESHSA
- a CDS encoding pyridoxamine 5'-phosphate oxidase family protein; translation: MAKIPEDVKKAIAEIKPALVATADKDGLPNVSPKGSFRVLDDEHVVFADLRSPRTITNLKENPRVAVIGLDPLSRKGWRIWGQAEILTEGAIFDSFSQEYASKGKVNHVVKLKCEKAVAF
- a CDS encoding YifB family Mg chelatase-like AAA ATPase codes for the protein MVKVISSTVVGIDSYPVDVEVDISAGLPRFSTVGLPDVAVRESKDRIKAAIKNSGYRFPRNHVTVNLAPADIKKEGTGFDLPIAVGILTVEGIIKPDVLPEYILMGELSLDGRIKGVHGVISAAFQAKEMGIRGIIVPAENALEAAMVEAIAVIPVNTLPDVVEFFNGTKEIEPLKVDRADIFKRSLRYPFDFDETRGQDQAKRALEVAAAGGHNIIMVGPPGSGKTMLAQRLSTILPELSFEEAIETTKIFSIAGLLNKREALLGTRPFRAPHHTISDAGLVGGGHIPKPGEISLAHHGVLFLDELPEFKKNVLEALRQPLENGYVTIARSSMAATYPARFMLVAAMNPCPCGYYGDPHRDCRCSPQQIHQYQARISGPLLDRIDIHIEVPSIRYRDLVGRNVGESSDIIKERIVRARAVQVKRFDGQDTLLNARMSDKQIKEYCVIDEDSRRLIEMAIDRLGFSARAYTRILKVARTIADIEGERDVRSCHVAEAIQYRNLDRRMI